One Candidatus Methylomirabilis sp. genomic window, AGCCCGCTCACCGGATGGACCGCCCCCACCTTCACCTCGGGGACCTGCCCTCGCAGGACGGCCGGCACGGCTGCCGCCGCCGAGGCGCCGGCTGCTCCCCGAAGGAATCCCCGCCGCGTCAGCCCTGCGCTCCCCATCCCCCCCTCCTCCGTTTCCGCTCGCCCCCGCCGTCCGGAAAAAGCACGCCCCTTATATCCTCACCCCCCGGGGGTGTCAAGGCGCGACCCGCGGCGCGCCGACCCACGGAGGCGGACGAATCCCGGATCGCGCCGCGTCCCGCGGCCTGCGAGTGGGCCGGCCCGCACGCGGGCCGCCGCCCCCGAATGGAGCAACTCTTGCAAGCGACAGGAGTCCGGGACGGAATCGGGGGGCCCGCCACCTTGATTTGCCCCCGGGCCTCCGGTACCCTAGCGCGGGCCTGCGGCAGCCAGAGGGACAGCGGGATGGGAGCGATCCAGTGCTACGTCGTCCGGGGGAACGGCGAGCTCGTCGCGGACCCGCCGGACGAGGCGCTCCGGGCAGCCATCAGCAGCCCCACGGACTTCGTCTGGATGGACCTGGAGGCGCCGGGCGAGACGGACTACGCCCGCCTGAAGCACCTCTACGGCTTCCACGAGCTGGCCCTGGAAGACTGTGCGAACCCCGAGACCCGGACGAAGGTGGAGAGCTACGACGGCTACGTCTTCCTGGTCTGCCGGGCCATCAACCACAACCCCGGGGAGGAGGCAGTGGACACCGTTCCTCTCTTCTCCTTCCTGGGGGAGACGTACCTCGTCACCCTGCACCCGGACCCCCTCCGCTCCATCACCGCCGTCGCCGACCGCCTCCGGAAGAACCCCCGCCTCCTCACGGAGGGCCCGGATCGGATCCTCCACCTGCTCATTGACCACCTCGTGGACTGCTACTTTCCCCTCCTGGACGCCATCGACGAGCGGCTGGACCGGTGCGAGGACGAGGTCTTCCGCGAGGTCTCCCGCCAGGCCCTTCCCCTCATCTTCCGCACCAAAAGGGAGGTCCTGGCCCTTCGCCGCAGCGCGGGTCCCCTCCGCGAGATCCTGGGTGTCCTGGCCAACCGGGGGATCCCCCACATCCGCCCCGGGACCCAGCTCTACTTCCGGGACGTCCATGACCACACCCTGCGGATCGCCGATAACCTCGAGACCTACCGGGACATGCTGACGAGCACCCT contains:
- the corA gene encoding magnesium/cobalt transporter CorA, giving the protein MGAIQCYVVRGNGELVADPPDEALRAAISSPTDFVWMDLEAPGETDYARLKHLYGFHELALEDCANPETRTKVESYDGYVFLVCRAINHNPGEEAVDTVPLFSFLGETYLVTLHPDPLRSITAVADRLRKNPRLLTEGPDRILHLLIDHLVDCYFPLLDAIDERLDRCEDEVFREVSRQALPLIFRTKREVLALRRSAGPLREILGVLANRGIPHIRPGTQLYFRDVHDHTLRIADNLETYRDMLTSTLEAHLSQVSNRLNEVMKQLTIVATILLPLTFITGLFGMNFEELPLTRAAGGFWVVAGGMAAVAAALAWYFKRKDWW